From Actinomycetota bacterium:
CCCGGACGCGCTCGATCCGTGCGAAAACCGCGGGTCAGAAGCGCTATATCGACGCGATCCGGCGCAACACCATCACTTTCGGCATCGGCCCGGCCGGCACCGGCAAGACCTACCTGGCGGTTGCCGCGGCGGTCCACGCCCTGCAGTCCAAGCAGGTGCAGCGGATCATCCTGACCCGGCCGGCAGTCGAGGCGGGCGAGCACCTGGGGTTCCTCCCCGGCGACATCGCCGCCAAAGTCGACCCGTACCTCCGGCCGCTCTACGACGCCCTCTACGAGATGCTCGAGCCCGACGCCTATGCAAAAGCGATGGAGCGGGGCATGATCGAGGTGGCGCCGCTGGCATTCATGCGCGGCCGGACCCTGAACGACTCGTTCATCATCCTGGACGAGGCGCAGAACACCACCGCCGAGCAGATGAAGATGTTCCTCACCCGTCTGGGCTTCGGCTCCCGGGCGGTCGTGACCGGCGACGTCACGCAGATCGACCTGCCCCGGATGCAGACCTCGGGCCTGACCCTGGTGCAGAAGATCCTCACCGAGATCAACGACGTGGAGTTCTGCTACCTGGACGCCAACGACGTGGTGCGCCACAAGCTCGTCCAGGAGATCGTTGAGGCCTACCGGCTGTTCAACGAGAGCGCTCTCCAGGCAGAGCTGGAACTGGACCAACCGGCTTCGTGACATCCGAACCTCCCAGTAGCAGCCCCATCGCCGTAACGTTGGAGAACGAGCAGGCGATGGGTGTCGACATAGACCGGATAGTGGCCGTCGCCACCCGGACCGCGGACTCCGAAGGGGCTTCCGGAGAGATCTCCATAACCCTGGTCGACCCGGCGCGCATGGCCGAGCTCAATGAGCAGCACATGGGCAAGACCGGCCCGACCGACGTCCTGGCGTTCCCGATCGACGGCCCCGGGGACCCGGGTCTCGGCGGCGACGGACCTCCCCGGATGATCGGGGACCTGGTCCTGTGCCCCGAGATGGCCGCAAAGCAGGCAACCGCCGGCGTGGAGGCGGAAATCGACCTTCTGGTCGCCCACGGCGTGCTGCACCTGCTCGGCTATGATCACGACACCGAAGCAGGCGCCGAGCAGATGCGCCTTCGGGAATTCGACCTCACCGGCCAATCGGGGGCCCGGGCATGACACTCACCCAAACTCAGCTCGCCTTAGCCGGTCTGGCCATCATGTTTGCCTTCGTCACCTCGGCGTGGGTCAACGCGATCCAGCGGCTGACGCTGGCCCGGGCCGAGCTTCTGGCGAACAACCACCCCAAAAAGGGCGCCCTGCTGGTCAAGATCGCCGGCAACACATCCAACTTCCTCACCAGCGTCCTGCTGGTCATGCTGCTGCTCAGGGTCACGGCGACCGTCTTCGTCACCTCCACCGTGCTCCGGCAGGGCTGGCCGGTTCCCGAGCTGATCGCGGTGGCGATCATGAGCGTCGTCCTGTTCGAGTTCGCCGAGCTGGCCCCCCGCACCTGGGTCCTGGAGCGCCTGGACAACGTGCTGCTGGCGGCCGCCCGCCCGGTTTACCTGATCGGGTCGGCCCTCGGCCCGCTGGCGTCGATCCTGATCAAGCTCGGCCGGTTCTTCCTGCTGATCCTCCCCGGAAGGGGCCTGCCGAAAGGCCCGCTGCTCTCCGAGGAGGAGATCAAAGGCATCCTGGACGTCGCACAGTTCGAGGAGGTCATCCAGGCCGACGAGCGGGAGATGATCCACTCGATCTTCGAGTTCACCGACACCGTCGTCCGTGAGGTCATGGTGCCCCGCCCCGACATGGTCTGGGTCGACGCCGCCGCCACCCTCGAGGAGGTCCTCGACGTGACCCTGAAGAGCGGCCACTCCCGGATTCCGGTGATCTCCGAGAACATCGACAACGTCATCGGCATCGTCTACCAGAAGGACGTCATCCGCCGCCTCCACAACGGCGGCCGGTCCAAGGCGGTCAACAAGAAGGCCTCCGACATCAAGCGGGAGGCGGTGTTCGTCCCCGAATCCAAGAAGGTCGCCGAGCTGCTGAGGGACATGCAGCAGGCAAAGACCCACATGGTGGTGGTGGTCGACGAGTACGGCGGCGTCGCTGGCGTGGCGACCATGGAGGACCTGCTGGAGGAGATCGTCGGCGAGATCACCGACGAGTACGACCGGGACGAGCCCAACGTCTCGGTGGTGGGGGAGGACGCTATCAGCGTCACCGCACGCCTCAGCATCGAGGAGCTGAGCGAGCTCCTGGACGTCGAGCTGCCGCACTCCGAGTGGGACTCGGTCGGGGGGCTGGTGGGCGGGATGCTCGGCCGGCTGGCCACTCCGGGCGATACTGTGCAGCACGACGGGATTGAGTTCGAGGTCCA
This genomic window contains:
- a CDS encoding PhoH family protein, with the translated sequence MVSLFGTRDELLKVIEKGFPSTTIVVRGNEITISGEPSETETVARLFEELIELMSRGHVLTTDSVGRSIDMVKLGDVRPSQVLTDAILTTRTRSIRAKTAGQKRYIDAIRRNTITFGIGPAGTGKTYLAVAAAVHALQSKQVQRIILTRPAVEAGEHLGFLPGDIAAKVDPYLRPLYDALYEMLEPDAYAKAMERGMIEVAPLAFMRGRTLNDSFIILDEAQNTTAEQMKMFLTRLGFGSRAVVTGDVTQIDLPRMQTSGLTLVQKILTEINDVEFCYLDANDVVRHKLVQEIVEAYRLFNESALQAELELDQPAS
- the ybeY gene encoding rRNA maturation RNase YbeY; this translates as MENEQAMGVDIDRIVAVATRTADSEGASGEISITLVDPARMAELNEQHMGKTGPTDVLAFPIDGPGDPGLGGDGPPRMIGDLVLCPEMAAKQATAGVEAEIDLLVAHGVLHLLGYDHDTEAGAEQMRLREFDLTGQSGARA
- a CDS encoding hemolysin family protein; this translates as MTLTQTQLALAGLAIMFAFVTSAWVNAIQRLTLARAELLANNHPKKGALLVKIAGNTSNFLTSVLLVMLLLRVTATVFVTSTVLRQGWPVPELIAVAIMSVVLFEFAELAPRTWVLERLDNVLLAAARPVYLIGSALGPLASILIKLGRFFLLILPGRGLPKGPLLSEEEIKGILDVAQFEEVIQADEREMIHSIFEFTDTVVREVMVPRPDMVWVDAAATLEEVLDVTLKSGHSRIPVISENIDNVIGIVYQKDVIRRLHNGGRSKAVNKKASDIKREAVFVPESKKVAELLRDMQQAKTHMVVVVDEYGGVAGVATMEDLLEEIVGEITDEYDRDEPNVSVVGEDAISVTARLSIEELSELLDVELPHSEWDSVGGLVGGMLGRLATPGDTVQHDGIEFEVHKMKGRRISHVLVRGAPVAASPAVKESH